From Lolium perenne isolate Kyuss_39 chromosome 5, Kyuss_2.0, whole genome shotgun sequence, a single genomic window includes:
- the LOC127302346 gene encoding uncharacterized protein isoform X1, translating into MVDGAGGGGAWRAADASPPEIAGQRPGNGGVREHKTSWPGEGAAPPAPSSMRVAPSFRTPAALQATPPSAAEAPNSFVLRHLCAVPLESAICLPLEDEGKVCGGTSLMFTCHTTLVVGSLHTNSSSILWMPHLSTVTRWIGRGFGSIKDSGTLCLFLLEKAHVELVPGGAFGDDKGVRISYVAALSTLQDEIEKIKEATTLLKPRVAV; encoded by the exons ATGGTGGACGGCGCAGGCGGCGGAGGCGCGTGGAGGGCAGCCGACGCGTCGCCACCGGAGATCGCAGGCCAGAGGCCAGGGAACGGAGGGGTGCGGGAGCACAAAACTTCGTGGCCAGGAGAGGGAGCAGCACCGCCTGCGCCGTCCTCCATGAGGGTCGCCCCCTCGTTCCGGACTCCGGCTGCCCTCCAGGCGACTCCGCCGTCTGCAGCTGAAGCACCCAACTCCTTCGTCCTTCGTCATTTATGCGCCGTCCCGCTCGAATCCGCCATCTGTCTGCCGCTCGAAGACGAAGGTAAG GTCTGCGGTGGCACTAGTTTGATGTTCACATGCCACACAACTTTGGTTGTGGGGTCTCTGCACACGAATTCCAGCTCAATATTGTGGATGCCTCATCTTTCAACTGTCACAAGGTGGATCGGGCGGGGCTTTGGCTCTATCAAGGACTCTGGGACCCTCTGCTTGTTCCTGTTAGAGAAGGCACAT GTCGAGCTTGTACCTGGGGGTGCATTTGGAGATGATAAGGGTGTTCGTATCTCCTATGTTGCTGCACTGTCAACGTTACAAGATGAAATAGAGAAGATAAAAGAAGCAACGACTCTGCTCAAGCCACGAGTTGCGGTTTAA
- the LOC127302346 gene encoding uncharacterized protein isoform X2, with protein MVDGAGGGGAWRAADASPPEIAGQRPGNGGVREHKTSWPGEGAAPPAPSSMRVAPSFRTPAALQATPPSAAEAPNSFVLRHLCAVPLESAICLPLEDEGKVDRAGLWLYQGLWDPLLVPVREGTCKSFADFEHVELVPGGAFGDDKGVRISYVAALSTLQDEIEKIKEATTLLKPRVAV; from the exons ATGGTGGACGGCGCAGGCGGCGGAGGCGCGTGGAGGGCAGCCGACGCGTCGCCACCGGAGATCGCAGGCCAGAGGCCAGGGAACGGAGGGGTGCGGGAGCACAAAACTTCGTGGCCAGGAGAGGGAGCAGCACCGCCTGCGCCGTCCTCCATGAGGGTCGCCCCCTCGTTCCGGACTCCGGCTGCCCTCCAGGCGACTCCGCCGTCTGCAGCTGAAGCACCCAACTCCTTCGTCCTTCGTCATTTATGCGCCGTCCCGCTCGAATCCGCCATCTGTCTGCCGCTCGAAGACGAAGGTAAG GTGGATCGGGCGGGGCTTTGGCTCTATCAAGGACTCTGGGACCCTCTGCTTGTTCCTGTTAGAGAAGGCACATGTAAAAGTTTCGCTGATTTTGAGCAT GTCGAGCTTGTACCTGGGGGTGCATTTGGAGATGATAAGGGTGTTCGTATCTCCTATGTTGCTGCACTGTCAACGTTACAAGATGAAATAGAGAAGATAAAAGAAGCAACGACTCTGCTCAAGCCACGAGTTGCGGTTTAA